From Streptomyces sp. CMB-StM0423, a single genomic window includes:
- the purF gene encoding amidophosphoribosyltransferase, which yields MPRGDGRLSHDLLPGEKGPQDACGVFGVWAPGEEVAKLTYFGLYALQHRGQESAGIAVSNGSQILVFKDMGLVSQVFDETSLGSLQGHIAVGHARYSTTGASVWENAQPTFRATPHGSLALGHNGNLVNTAELSEMVAALPPEGGSRSGRAAATNDTDLVTALLAGQVDDDGKPLTVEEAAPLVLRRAKGAFSLVFMDEQTLYAARDPQGIRPLVLGRLDRGWVVASESAGLDIVGASFIREVEPGELIAIDENGLRASRFAEAKPKGCVFEYVYLARPDTEIAGRNVYLSRVEMGRQLAAEAPADADLVIPTPESGTPAAIGYAEASGIPYGAGLVKNSYVGRTFIQPSQTIRQLGIRLKLNPLKEVIGGKRLVVVDDSIVRGNTQRALVRMLREAGAAEVHVRISSPPIKWPCFFGIDFATRAELIANGMSVEEICQSLGADSLAYISTDRMIEATGIPKNDLCRACFDGEYPMDLPDPELLGKHLLENEVAGGRDAADALRRP from the coding sequence GTGCCACGTGGTGACGGACGACTCAGCCACGACCTGCTTCCCGGCGAGAAGGGCCCTCAGGACGCCTGCGGCGTCTTCGGCGTCTGGGCCCCGGGCGAGGAGGTCGCCAAGCTCACCTACTTCGGACTGTATGCACTGCAGCACCGGGGACAGGAGTCCGCGGGTATCGCGGTGAGCAACGGTTCGCAGATCCTCGTCTTCAAGGACATGGGCCTGGTCTCGCAGGTCTTCGACGAGACATCCCTCGGCTCCCTCCAGGGCCACATCGCCGTGGGTCACGCGCGCTACTCGACCACCGGTGCCTCCGTGTGGGAGAACGCGCAGCCCACCTTCCGGGCCACCCCCCACGGGTCGCTCGCGCTCGGCCACAACGGCAACCTCGTCAACACCGCCGAGCTGTCCGAGATGGTCGCCGCGCTGCCCCCGGAGGGCGGCTCGCGCAGCGGCAGGGCGGCGGCGACCAACGACACCGACCTCGTGACCGCGCTCCTCGCCGGCCAGGTCGACGACGACGGCAAGCCGCTGACCGTGGAGGAGGCCGCGCCGCTGGTGCTGCGGCGGGCCAAGGGCGCTTTCAGCCTCGTCTTCATGGACGAGCAGACGCTCTACGCCGCCCGCGACCCCCAGGGCATCCGGCCACTCGTGCTCGGGCGCCTCGACCGCGGCTGGGTGGTGGCGTCGGAGAGCGCCGGGCTCGACATCGTCGGGGCCAGCTTCATCCGCGAGGTGGAGCCGGGCGAGCTGATCGCGATCGACGAGAACGGGCTGCGCGCCAGCCGCTTTGCCGAGGCAAAGCCCAAGGGGTGTGTCTTCGAGTACGTGTACCTCGCCCGGCCCGACACCGAGATCGCCGGCCGGAACGTCTACCTCTCCCGCGTCGAGATGGGCCGCCAGCTCGCCGCGGAGGCCCCCGCCGACGCCGATCTGGTGATACCGACGCCCGAGTCCGGCACCCCCGCCGCCATCGGGTACGCGGAGGCCAGCGGCATTCCGTACGGGGCCGGGCTGGTCAAGAACAGCTACGTGGGCCGGACCTTCATCCAGCCTTCCCAGACCATCCGGCAGCTCGGCATCCGGCTGAAGCTGAACCCGCTCAAGGAGGTCATCGGCGGCAAGCGCCTCGTCGTCGTCGACGACTCCATCGTCCGCGGCAACACGCAGCGCGCGCTGGTACGGATGCTCCGCGAGGCCGGCGCCGCCGAGGTGCACGTGCGCATCTCGTCGCCCCCGATCAAGTGGCCGTGCTTCTTCGGCATCGACTTCGCCACCCGCGCCGAGCTGATCGCCAACGGCATGTCGGTCGAGGAGATCTGCCAGTCGCTGGGCGCGGACTCGCTCGCGTACATCTCCACCGACCGGATGATCGAGGCCACCGGCATCCCCAAGAACGACCTCTGCCGCGCCTGCTTCGACGGCGAGTACCCGATGGACCTGCCCGACCCGGAGCTGCTGGGCAAGCACCTGCTGGAGAACGAGGTCGCCGGCGGGCGCGACGCCGCCGACGCCCTGCGCCGCCCGTAG
- the hrpA gene encoding ATP-dependent RNA helicase HrpA has translation MSTSATSSLADLGARLSALTLRDEQRLGRRLDGARRVRKPEARAAVLAEIAAAVDAAELTAERRRAAVPSVSYPQELPVSQKKDDILAAIRDHQVVIVAGETGSGKTTQIPKICLELGRGVRGLIGHTQPRRIAARTVAERVAEELRTPLGEAVGWKVRFTDQVGGDTLVKLMTDGILLAEIQTDRELRQYDTIIIDEAHERSLNIDFLLGYLARLLPRRPDLKVVITSATIDPERFSRHFGDAPIVEVSGRTYPVEVRYRPLLEEGAEDSDRDQITAICDAVDELQAEGDGSGDILVFLSGEREIRDTADALAKQKLRNTEVLPLYARLSHAEQHRVFQRHGNRRVVLATNVAETSLTVPGIRYVIDTGFARISRYSHRTKVQRLPIEPISQASANQRKGRCGRLADGICIRLYAEEDFLARPEFTDAEILRTNLASVILQMTAAGLGDIEKFPFIDPPDSRNIKAGVQLLEELHALDTAQKAPGGSKGQRLTQTGRKLAQLPVDPRLARMVLEAERNGCVREVMVIASALSIQDPRERPVDKQQQADQHHARFRDESSDFVTFLNLWTYVREQQKALSSSAFRRMCKREFLNYLRIREWQDIYSQLRTIARGMDIHPSDQDAAPDLVHQSLLAGLLSHIGLKDTDAKNEYLGARSAKFAVFPGSALFKKPPRWVMSAELVETSRLWARVNAKVEPDWVEPLAQHLVKRTYSEPHWEKDQAAVMAYERVTLYGVPLVARRSVNYGRFDPETCRDLFIRHALVEGDWRTHHKFFAANRRLLTEVEELEHRARRRDILVDDETLFDFYDQRVPADVVSGAHFDSWWKKKQREEPELLNFEKSMLINEQAEGVTKDDYPDSWWQGKLKLRVTYQFEPGTDADGVTVHVPLQILNQVVPEGFDWQIPGLREDVVTELIRSLPKPIRRNYVPAPNYAKAFLERAVPVQEPLTSALARELQRMVGVPVAAEDFDWAKVPDHLRVTFRVTDERRRQLAESKDLEELRLKLKPKTQAAITRAFDEAAGGGKGARGARGAEAESGAGGPALDRRTGLTSWTVGTLPRTFETRRGGHTVKAYPALVDEGETVAVRLYDTEAEQAAAMWTGTRRLLLLQLPSNPAKFANSTLSNQAKLALSRTPHGGVQALFEDCVTASADRLIAARGGPAWDEEGFRKLFDSVRADIVDATMQTIRQVQEVLAAWHACEGRLRAVKSPVLAESAADVREQLAWLVKPGFVTGHGAGRLPDLLRYLVAADRRLQQLPAHAERDRARMAKVKEMQDEYAWLLEQQPRGRPVPKAVLDVRWMIEELRVSYFAHALGTAYPISDKRIVKAVDALVPPTR, from the coding sequence ATGTCCACTTCCGCCACCTCCAGCCTCGCCGACCTCGGCGCCCGCCTGTCCGCCCTCACGCTCCGCGACGAGCAGCGGCTCGGCCGCCGCCTCGACGGCGCCCGCCGCGTCCGCAAGCCCGAGGCGCGGGCCGCCGTGCTCGCCGAGATCGCCGCCGCGGTCGACGCCGCGGAGCTGACCGCCGAGCGCCGCCGCGCCGCGGTGCCCTCCGTGTCGTATCCGCAGGAGCTGCCGGTCAGCCAGAAGAAGGACGACATCCTCGCGGCCATACGCGACCACCAGGTCGTGATCGTCGCGGGCGAGACCGGGTCCGGCAAGACGACCCAGATCCCCAAGATCTGCCTGGAGCTGGGCCGCGGCGTCCGCGGGCTCATCGGCCATACGCAGCCCCGGCGCATCGCCGCCCGCACGGTGGCCGAGCGCGTCGCCGAGGAGCTGCGCACCCCGCTCGGCGAGGCCGTCGGATGGAAGGTCCGCTTCACCGACCAGGTCGGTGGCGACACCCTCGTCAAGCTCATGACCGACGGCATCCTGCTCGCCGAGATCCAGACGGACCGCGAGCTGCGCCAGTACGACACGATCATCATCGACGAGGCGCACGAGCGCAGCCTGAACATCGACTTCCTGCTCGGCTACCTCGCCCGGCTCCTCCCCCGCCGCCCCGACCTCAAGGTCGTCATCACCTCCGCGACCATCGACCCGGAGCGCTTCTCCCGGCACTTCGGCGACGCCCCGATCGTCGAGGTCAGCGGCCGCACGTACCCGGTCGAGGTGCGCTACCGCCCGCTCCTCGAAGAGGGCGCGGAAGACAGCGACCGGGACCAGATCACCGCCATCTGCGACGCCGTCGACGAACTCCAGGCCGAGGGCGACGGCTCCGGCGACATCCTCGTCTTCCTCTCCGGCGAGCGCGAGATCCGCGACACCGCGGACGCGCTCGCGAAGCAGAAGCTCCGCAACACCGAGGTCCTCCCCCTCTACGCGCGCCTCTCGCACGCCGAGCAGCACCGCGTCTTCCAGCGCCACGGCAACAGACGGGTCGTGCTCGCCACGAACGTCGCCGAGACCTCGCTGACCGTCCCCGGCATCCGGTACGTGATCGACACCGGCTTCGCCCGCATCTCCCGCTACAGCCACCGCACCAAGGTCCAGCGCCTGCCCATCGAGCCCATCTCGCAGGCCAGCGCCAACCAGCGCAAGGGCCGCTGCGGCCGGCTCGCCGACGGCATCTGCATCCGGCTGTACGCGGAGGAGGACTTCCTCGCCCGCCCCGAGTTCACCGACGCCGAGATCCTCCGTACGAACCTGGCGTCCGTCATCCTCCAGATGACCGCCGCCGGCCTCGGCGACATCGAGAAGTTCCCCTTCATCGACCCGCCGGACAGCCGCAACATCAAGGCGGGCGTCCAACTCCTGGAAGAGCTGCACGCGCTCGACACCGCGCAGAAAGCCCCCGGAGGGAGCAAGGGGCAGAGGCTCACCCAGACCGGCCGCAAGCTCGCCCAGTTGCCCGTCGACCCGCGGCTGGCCCGCATGGTGCTGGAGGCCGAGCGCAACGGCTGCGTACGCGAGGTCATGGTCATCGCCTCCGCGCTGTCCATCCAGGACCCGCGCGAGCGCCCCGTCGACAAGCAGCAGCAGGCCGACCAGCACCACGCCCGCTTCCGCGACGAGTCCAGCGACTTCGTGACGTTCCTCAACCTGTGGACGTACGTGCGCGAGCAGCAGAAGGCGCTGTCCTCGTCCGCGTTCCGGCGCATGTGCAAGCGCGAGTTCCTCAACTACCTGCGTATACGCGAGTGGCAGGACATCTACTCCCAACTGCGCACGATCGCCCGCGGCATGGACATCCACCCGTCCGACCAGGACGCCGCGCCCGACCTGGTCCACCAGTCGCTGCTGGCCGGGCTCCTCAGCCACATCGGGCTGAAGGACACCGACGCGAAGAACGAGTATCTGGGCGCGCGCAGCGCGAAGTTCGCCGTCTTCCCCGGCTCCGCGCTCTTCAAGAAGCCGCCGCGCTGGGTCATGTCAGCCGAGCTGGTCGAGACCTCCCGGCTGTGGGCGCGGGTCAACGCGAAGGTCGAGCCCGACTGGGTCGAGCCGCTGGCGCAGCACCTGGTCAAGCGCACGTACAGCGAGCCGCACTGGGAGAAGGACCAGGCCGCGGTCATGGCGTACGAGCGCGTCACCCTGTACGGCGTGCCGCTGGTGGCCCGCCGCTCGGTCAACTACGGCCGTTTCGACCCCGAGACCTGCCGCGACCTGTTCATCCGGCACGCGCTGGTCGAGGGCGACTGGCGGACGCACCACAAGTTCTTCGCCGCCAACCGCCGCCTCCTCACCGAGGTCGAGGAGCTGGAGCACCGGGCCCGCCGCCGCGACATCCTCGTGGACGACGAGACCCTCTTCGACTTCTACGACCAGCGCGTCCCCGCGGACGTCGTGTCGGGAGCGCACTTCGACTCCTGGTGGAAGAAGAAGCAGCGCGAAGAGCCGGAACTGCTCAACTTCGAGAAGTCGATGCTCATCAACGAGCAGGCGGAGGGCGTCACCAAGGACGACTACCCCGACTCCTGGTGGCAGGGCAAGCTGAAGCTGCGGGTGACGTACCAGTTCGAGCCGGGCACGGACGCGGACGGCGTCACCGTGCACGTACCGCTGCAGATCCTCAACCAGGTGGTCCCGGAGGGCTTCGACTGGCAGATCCCGGGGCTGCGCGAGGACGTGGTCACCGAGCTGATCCGCTCGCTGCCGAAGCCGATCCGGCGCAACTACGTGCCGGCGCCGAACTACGCCAAGGCGTTCCTGGAGCGCGCCGTGCCCGTACAGGAGCCGCTGACGTCGGCGCTGGCGCGGGAGTTGCAGCGGATGGTGGGGGTGCCGGTCGCGGCGGAGGACTTCGACTGGGCCAAGGTGCCCGACCATCTGAGGGTCACGTTCCGCGTGACCGACGAACGGCGGCGGCAGCTTGCGGAGTCGAAGGACCTGGAGGAGCTGCGGCTGAAGCTGAAGCCCAAGACGCAGGCGGCGATCACCCGGGCGTTCGACGAGGCGGCGGGCGGCGGGAAGGGCGCGCGCGGCGCTCGTGGCGCCGAGGCGGAGAGCGGCGCCGGCGGGCCCGCGCTGGACCGGCGCACCGGCCTCACCTCCTGGACCGTCGGCACCCTCCCCCGCACCTTCGAGACCCGCCGCGGCGGCCACACCGTCAAGGCGTACCCGGCGCTGGTGGACGAGGGCGAGACGGTCGCCGTGCGGCTCTACGACACGGAGGCGGAGCAGGCCGCCGCCATGTGGACCGGCACCCGCCGGCTGCTCCTGCTCCAACTCCCCTCCAACCCCGCGAAGTTCGCCAACAGCACGCTGTCCAACCAGGCGAAGCTCGCCCTCTCCCGCACCCCCCACGGCGGCGTACAGGCCCTCTTCGAGGACTGCGTGACGGCCTCCGCGGACCGGCTCATCGCGGCCCGCGGCGGGCCCGCGTGGGACGAGGAGGGCTTCCGCAAGCTCTTCGACTCCGTACGGGCCGACATCGTCGACGCGACGATGCAGACCATCCGGCAGGTGCAGGAGGTACTGGCCGCCTGGCACGCCTGCGAGGGGCGGCTGCGGGCCGTCAAGAGCCCCGTGCTGGCCGAGTCCGCGGCGGACGTGCGCGAGCAGTTGGCGTGGCTGGTCAAGCCGGGCTTCGTGACCGGGCACGGCGCCGGCCGGCTGCCGGACCTGCTGCGCTACCTCGTCGCGGCGGACCGCCGGCTGCAGCAGCTCCCGGCGCACGCGGAGCGCGACCGGGCGCGGATGGCGAAGGTCAAGGAGATGCAGGACGAGTACGCGTGGCTGCTGGAGCAGCAGCCGCGGGGGCGGCCGGTGCCGAAGGCGGTGCTGGACGTGCGGTGGATGATCGAGGAGCTGCGGGTCAGCTACTTCGCGCACGCGCTGGGGACGGCGTATCCGATCTCCGACAAGCGGATCGTGAAGGCCGTCGACGCGCTGGTGCCGCCGACGAGGTGA
- the purM gene encoding phosphoribosylformylglycinamidine cyclo-ligase, producing MSGASQPPAPAAAPAAGSYAAAGVDIEAGDRAVELMKEWVKKTRRPESVGALGGFAGLFDASALKRYERPLLASATDGVGTKVAIAQRMDVHDTIGHDLVAMVVDDLVVTGAEPLFMTDYICVGKVVPERVAAIVKGIAEGCVLAGCALVGGETAEHPGLLGPDEYDVAGAGTGVVEADAVLGADRIRTGDAVVAMASSGLHSNGYSLVRHVLLDRAGWALDRAVPEFGRTLGEELLAPTKIYSLDCLALLRATEVHAFSHVTGGGLASNLARVVPEGLRVVIDRGTWAPGAVFDVVGEVGRVERAELERTLNMGVGMVAVVPQASVDVTLTLLADRGVDAWVAGEVRGQEETGAGGVELTGGYAR from the coding sequence ATGTCTGGTGCCAGCCAGCCCCCCGCCCCCGCCGCTGCCCCCGCCGCCGGCTCCTACGCGGCGGCGGGCGTCGACATCGAGGCCGGTGACCGCGCCGTCGAGCTGATGAAGGAGTGGGTGAAGAAGACCCGGCGGCCGGAGTCGGTCGGCGCGCTCGGCGGCTTCGCCGGCCTCTTCGACGCCTCCGCGCTCAAGCGCTACGAGCGCCCGCTGCTCGCCTCCGCGACCGACGGCGTGGGCACGAAGGTCGCGATCGCGCAGCGCATGGACGTGCACGACACGATCGGGCACGACCTGGTCGCCATGGTCGTCGACGACCTGGTGGTCACGGGCGCAGAGCCGCTGTTCATGACGGACTACATCTGCGTCGGCAAGGTCGTGCCGGAACGGGTCGCGGCGATCGTCAAGGGCATCGCCGAGGGCTGCGTGCTGGCCGGCTGCGCGCTGGTCGGCGGCGAGACGGCGGAGCACCCGGGGCTGCTGGGCCCCGACGAGTACGACGTGGCGGGCGCCGGCACCGGCGTCGTCGAGGCGGACGCGGTGCTGGGCGCCGATCGTATCCGTACGGGTGACGCGGTCGTCGCGATGGCCTCCTCGGGCCTTCACTCCAACGGGTACTCGCTGGTACGCCACGTCCTGCTGGACCGCGCGGGCTGGGCGCTGGACCGGGCGGTGCCGGAGTTCGGCCGCACGCTCGGCGAGGAGCTGCTGGCGCCCACGAAGATCTACTCGCTGGACTGCCTCGCGCTGCTGCGCGCCACCGAGGTGCACGCCTTCTCGCACGTCACGGGCGGCGGCCTCGCCAGCAACCTGGCCCGGGTGGTGCCCGAAGGACTGCGGGTCGTCATCGACCGCGGGACGTGGGCGCCGGGCGCCGTCTTCGACGTGGTCGGGGAGGTGGGCCGGGTCGAGCGGGCGGAGCTGGAGCGGACGCTGAACATGGGCGTCGGCATGGTCGCCGTCGTGCCGCAGGCGTCGGTGGACGTCACGCTGACGCTGCTCGCGGACCGCGGGGTCGACGCCTGGGTCGCCGGCGAGGTGCGCGGCCAGGAGGAGACGGGGGCGGGTGGTGTCGAGCTTACGGGGGGCTATGCCCGCTGA
- the bldC gene encoding developmental transcriptional regulator BldC, protein MTARTPDAEPLLTPAEVATMFRVDPKTVTRWAKAGKLTSIRTLGGHRRYREAEVRALLAGIPQQRSEA, encoded by the coding sequence ATGACCGCTCGCACCCCTGACGCCGAGCCGCTGCTGACCCCCGCCGAGGTAGCCACGATGTTCCGCGTTGACCCGAAGACGGTCACGCGCTGGGCGAAGGCCGGCAAGCTCACGTCTATCCGCACGCTCGGCGGGCATCGCCGCTACCGCGAGGCGGAGGTCCGCGCACTGCTGGCGGGCATTCCGCAGCAGCGCAGCGAGGCCTGA
- a CDS encoding amidohydrolase family protein: MTCADDAERDRVAAFRRALGLEHLIDVHTHFMPQRVLAKVWAYFDAAGPLVGRPWPIMYRQEEAGRVALLRGFGVRAFTSMLYPHKPGMARWLNDWSADFAARTRDCLHTATFFAEPGAADDVRRAVGQGARVFKCHLQVGAYDPNDPVLDEVWSLLADMGLPVVTHCGSGPVPGPYTGPGPIAALLKRHPRLRLIVAHLGMPEYEDFLTLAERHEDVMLDTTMAFTAFSESAAPFPPHARPRLAALRDRILLGTDFPNTPYPYAAALEALTTQDQDDDWLRAVCHDNAARLFGLEEPRGFV; the protein is encoded by the coding sequence GTGACCTGCGCTGACGATGCCGAACGTGACCGGGTGGCGGCGTTCCGCCGCGCGCTCGGCCTGGAGCATCTGATCGACGTACACACCCACTTCATGCCGCAGCGGGTGCTGGCGAAGGTGTGGGCGTACTTCGACGCCGCCGGCCCGCTGGTCGGCCGGCCCTGGCCGATCATGTACCGGCAGGAGGAGGCCGGGCGGGTGGCGCTGCTGCGCGGCTTCGGGGTGCGCGCGTTCACGTCGATGCTGTACCCGCACAAGCCCGGCATGGCGCGGTGGCTCAACGACTGGTCCGCCGACTTCGCCGCCCGTACGCGGGACTGCCTGCACACGGCGACGTTCTTCGCCGAGCCGGGCGCGGCGGACGACGTACGGCGGGCGGTGGGGCAGGGGGCGCGGGTGTTCAAGTGCCACCTCCAGGTCGGCGCGTACGACCCGAACGACCCCGTGCTCGACGAGGTCTGGTCACTCCTCGCCGACATGGGCCTCCCGGTCGTCACCCACTGCGGCTCCGGCCCGGTCCCGGGCCCGTACACCGGCCCGGGGCCGATCGCGGCGCTGCTGAAGCGGCACCCGCGGCTGCGGCTGATCGTGGCGCACCTGGGGATGCCGGAGTACGAGGACTTCCTGACGCTCGCGGAGCGCCACGAGGACGTCATGCTCGACACGACGATGGCGTTCACCGCCTTCTCCGAGTCCGCCGCCCCCTTCCCGCCCCACGCCCGCCCCCGCCTGGCCGCCCTGCGGGACCGCATCCTCCTGGGCACGGACTTCCCCAACACCCCGTACCCCTACGCGGCGGCGCTGGAAGCGCTGACCACCCAGGACCAGGACGACGACTGGCTCCGCGCCGTCTGCCACGACAACGCGGCCCGCCTCTTCGGGCTGGAGGAGCCCCGCGGCTTCGTTTAG
- a CDS encoding GNAT family N-acetyltransferase — protein sequence MERDEGRLLALQVSGVHGLARGSAGGLPTVSAPAGVRAVWAWSPVARLVAVAEDLAGTEHERALSSDSPPYAAERAPRAMEALARTLDGTLEGGPSYVFPPALPPLPPAPLPLLVSDAAGLRRARSLRRPANWEPGEWAELTTGTLGPWAMAVHDDTPVSICHTPASTPTSAEAGAWTHPAHRGRGLAPHTVAAWADLQRARVEALFYSTTTENHASRAVARTLNLTPLGWLWTVTHS from the coding sequence ATGGAGCGGGACGAGGGGCGGTTGCTGGCGCTGCAGGTGTCGGGCGTGCACGGGCTGGCGCGGGGGAGTGCCGGGGGGCTGCCGACGGTCAGCGCGCCGGCCGGCGTACGGGCGGTGTGGGCGTGGTCGCCGGTTGCACGGCTGGTGGCGGTGGCGGAGGACCTGGCGGGTACGGAGCACGAGCGCGCCCTGTCGTCGGATTCGCCTCCGTACGCGGCGGAACGGGCCCCGCGCGCGATGGAGGCCCTGGCCCGCACCCTCGACGGCACCCTGGAGGGCGGCCCCAGCTACGTCTTCCCCCCGGCCCTCCCACCGCTGCCCCCGGCCCCGCTCCCGCTCCTGGTGTCGGACGCCGCGGGCCTGCGCCGCGCGCGGAGCCTGCGGCGGCCGGCCAACTGGGAACCGGGGGAGTGGGCCGAGCTGACGACGGGCACGCTGGGCCCGTGGGCGATGGCCGTCCACGACGACACCCCGGTCTCGATCTGCCACACCCCGGCGTCGACCCCGACCTCGGCAGAAGCCGGTGCCTGGACCCACCCGGCGCACCGCGGCCGGGGCCTGGCCCCGCACACGGTCGCGGCGTGGGCGGACCTCCAACGCGCCCGCGTGGAAGCCCTCTTCTACAGCACGACGACCGAGAACCACGCCTCCCGAGCGGTGGCCCGCACCCTGAACCTTACGCCGCTGGGCTGGCTGTGGACGGTGACTCATTCGTAA
- a CDS encoding DUF3073 domain-containing protein → MGRGRAKAKQTKVARQLKYSSGGTDLSRLAEELGASTTKPPSNGQQQQQQQQQQVEEESPDDDLYARYAELYEDEDDDDGEDSAGSSERRRGA, encoded by the coding sequence ATGGGGCGCGGCCGGGCCAAGGCCAAGCAGACGAAGGTCGCCCGCCAGCTGAAGTACAGCAGCGGTGGGACTGACCTCTCACGCCTTGCCGAAGAGCTGGGCGCATCGACGACGAAGCCGCCGTCGAACGGTCAACAGCAACAGCAACAGCAACAGCAGCAAGTCGAGGAAGAGTCTCCCGACGACGACCTGTACGCACGCTATGCGGAGCTGTACGAGGACGAGGACGACGACGACGGCGAGGACTCGGCCGGCTCGTCGGAGCGGCGTCGCGGGGCTTGA
- a CDS encoding DUF6274 family protein: MTTTVRHETKALLRAHLSAASSYGHLTPHCAVCSRLLRLAMESGPPPEIADANAAAMANDAADPAEPGGATLPA, translated from the coding sequence ATGACGACGACGGTGCGGCACGAGACCAAGGCCCTTCTGCGCGCCCATCTCTCCGCCGCCTCGTCCTACGGGCATCTCACCCCCCACTGCGCCGTCTGCAGCCGGCTGCTGCGGCTGGCGATGGAGTCGGGCCCGCCGCCGGAGATCGCGGACGCGAACGCCGCGGCAATGGCGAACGACGCGGCGGACCCGGCCGAGCCGGGCGGGGCAACGCTCCCGGCGTAG
- a CDS encoding ATP-binding protein: protein MSRARDFIEDLLTPAVDAGVADDIRVCVSELATNAVRYGPRGRDFLVRVTTRDGTVRVEVHDAGDGAPRVCAPTCDDTRGRGLLVVAALADDWGVSGRDGVGKMVWAEFKARAAAKTPC from the coding sequence GTGTCCCGCGCTCGGGACTTCATCGAAGATCTACTCACCCCAGCGGTCGACGCCGGGGTCGCCGACGACATCCGGGTGTGCGTCTCCGAACTGGCCACCAACGCCGTTCGGTACGGGCCCCGCGGGCGCGACTTCCTCGTGCGGGTCACCACCCGTGACGGCACCGTACGGGTCGAGGTGCACGACGCAGGTGACGGCGCTCCCCGCGTATGCGCACCCACCTGCGACGACACCCGCGGGCGCGGGCTGTTGGTGGTCGCGGCCCTCGCCGACGACTGGGGCGTGTCCGGGCGCGACGGCGTCGGAAAAATGGTCTGGGCCGAGTTCAAGGCGCGGGCCGCCGCGAAGACACCGTGTTGA
- a CDS encoding Leu/Phe/Val dehydrogenase: MTDVLSTLFRTDQGGHEQVVLCQDRETGLKAVIALHSTALGPALGGTRFHSYASSDDPEQAAVLDALNLSRGMSYKNAMAGLDHGGGKAVIIGDPDRAKTEELLLAYGRFVASLGGRYVTACDVGTYVEDMDVVARTNRWTTGRSPENGGCGDSSVLTSFGVFQGMRAVAEHLWGTPSLRGRRVGIAGVGKVGHILVDHLVADGAEVVVTDVREESVARVRAAHPGVAVVADTDALIREPLDVYAPCALGGALSDATVPVLAAKAVCGAANNQLAHPGVEKDLADRGILYAPDYVVNAGGVIQVADELHGFDMDRARAKAARIFDTTVEIFHRAASDGVPPAVAADRIAEQRMAEARRRG, encoded by the coding sequence GTGACCGACGTTCTCTCCACACTCTTCCGCACCGACCAGGGCGGACATGAACAGGTTGTCCTCTGCCAGGACCGCGAGACCGGCCTCAAGGCGGTCATCGCCCTGCACTCCACCGCCCTGGGCCCGGCCCTCGGCGGCACCCGCTTCCACTCCTACGCCTCGTCGGACGATCCCGAGCAGGCCGCGGTCCTGGACGCGCTGAACCTCTCCCGCGGCATGTCCTACAAGAACGCGATGGCCGGCCTCGACCACGGCGGCGGCAAGGCCGTGATCATCGGCGACCCCGACCGGGCGAAGACCGAGGAGCTCCTGCTGGCCTACGGCCGCTTCGTCGCCTCGCTCGGCGGGCGCTACGTCACGGCGTGCGACGTCGGCACGTACGTCGAGGACATGGACGTGGTCGCCCGTACGAACAGGTGGACCACCGGCCGCTCGCCCGAGAACGGCGGCTGCGGCGACTCCTCCGTGCTGACGTCCTTCGGCGTCTTCCAGGGCATGCGCGCGGTGGCCGAGCACCTGTGGGGCACGCCGTCGCTGCGCGGCCGGCGGGTCGGCATCGCAGGGGTCGGCAAGGTGGGGCACATCCTGGTGGACCACCTGGTGGCGGACGGCGCGGAGGTCGTGGTCACCGACGTACGGGAGGAGTCGGTGGCGCGGGTACGGGCCGCGCACCCCGGTGTGGCGGTCGTGGCGGACACGGATGCGCTGATCCGCGAGCCGCTGGACGTGTACGCCCCGTGCGCGCTGGGCGGGGCGCTCAGCGACGCGACGGTGCCCGTCCTCGCCGCGAAGGCCGTCTGCGGCGCGGCGAACAACCAGCTCGCCCACCCGGGCGTGGAGAAGGACCTCGCCGATCGCGGGATCCTCTACGCCCCGGACTACGTGGTCAACGCGGGCGGCGTCATCCAGGTCGCCGACGAGCTGCACGGCTTCGACATGGACCGGGCGCGGGCGAAGGCCGCGCGGATCTTCGACACGACGGTGGAGATATTCCACCGGGCGGCGTCCGACGGCGTACCCCCGGCGGTGGCGGCGGACCGGATCGCGGAGCAGCGCATGGCGGAGGCCAGGCGACGCGGCTGA